The DNA segment ACCTGCCAGGCTTCCGGAGGGGCTTACGACGGTATTCTCGATACCGGCTACACGGTCGACGGCAGCAACGGAAACGTGACGGGCAACCTGTGCGTGCATGCCGCGCGCAAGGACCTGCGTGTGTCCAATCCCGGTGGCTTCCAGGTCAACAAGACCGCCATCGCGCCGCAGATCGAGCCCGGCCAACTGGCGCGCTATCAGCTCAGCTGGATCAGCGCCGGCAACGACCTCAACAGCTCCGACCTCATCGACGTGCTGCCCTACAGCGGCGATGCGCGCGGCAGTACGTTCAGCGGAACCGCGCGGTTGGCAGGAGCCTTGGGGCCGGTCGCGAATGACGGAACTCCGGCGTCGATCATCTATTACACCAGCGCCAGTCCTGCCAGCATCAGCCAGGATCCGAACGATCCGAGCAATGCGCTGTCGGGCGGCTCCACGGTCTGGTGCACCGCCGCGCAGATCGGCAGTGCTGGGTGCCCCGCGGGCTACGCGCAGGTCACGGCGATCCGCGTGGCGAGCAGCGGGCTCCAGCCGGACAACACCCAGCGGACGCTGACGGTTCCGCTGGCGACCATCGGCAATGTCGGCGGCAATCTCTATCGCAACGCGTTCACTATCCGTGGCGTTGCAGGAGGCGTGCCCCTCACGGCGGCCGTCACCTCGCCGATCGCGCAGGTCCAAGTGGTTACGGGAAGCCTGAGCGGTACCGTGTTCGAGGACCTGGATGACGATGGGCTGCAGGACGCGGGCGAAGACGGTATCCCGGGTGTGGATGTCACCCTCGACGGATGCTCGTCCGGTGCGGACGGCGTGCTGCAGACAACAACGCTTGCGGGCACCGGGTCGCCTGTGTGCGCGGGCGATGACCAGCCTGTTACGGTCACGGTGCAGACGCTGGCCGATGGTACGTACAGTTTCAGTGGTCTGGTCAGCGGACGCTATCGCATCACGGAAGCGCAGCCCATCGACTACGCCGATGGCGAACGCGCGGTGGGCACGCTCGGCGGAACGGCGAACGCGCGCGGCACCATTCCGAGTGTCGTGACCGACATCGTAGTGCCGGCCGGCGCGACGGGTACGGATTACGATTTCGGCGAAATCCTGTCGCCTCCGGCCGCGCTCCCCCTGCTGACCTTGATGAAGCAGGTCACCAACGATCATGGCGGCACGGCAACGGCGTCGCAGTTCACTCTGACGGCGAACGGTCCCACGACCATCAGTGGCGTCACGGGCGACGCGGCCATCACGGGTGCAGCGGTGCTGGCGGGCACCTACGCGCTGGCAGAAACCAACCTGCCGGGCTACGCCGCGGGCACTTACAGCTGCACGCTCAACGGTGGCGCTGCGGTGAGTAGCAACAGTCTGGTGCTGCAGGACGGCGACATTGCCGTCTGCACCGTGATCAATGATGACCAGCCCGCAACCCTCACGCTGGTGAAGCGCGTCATCAACGATAACGGTGGTGTCGCCGCCACAGGCGACTTCATGCTGACCGCCAATGGGCCCACCCCGCTTTCAGGCGTAACGGGATCGACCCAGGTCACCTCGGCCACGGTCGCCGCGGGCGCGTATGCCTTGGGCGAAACCAATCTGCCTGGCTACACGGCGAGCGCCTACAGCTGTGTCGTCAACGGCGGGGCCGCAGTGTCGGGGAACGGAATCTCGCTGGCGAACGGTGACGTGGCCGTGTGCACGATCACCAACGACGACCAGGGCGCCACGCTGACCCTCGTCAAGACCGTCACCAATGACAATGGGGGTGCCGCACAGCCGGCAGATTTCTTGTTGACGGCAAGCGGCCCGTCATCGATCTCCGGCGCCGTGGGAAGCCCGGGCGTCACATCGGCCATTGTGCAACCGGGCGTCTATGCGCTGGCCGAGCAGAACCTGCCCGGGTATGCCGCGACGCCATACAGCTGTGTGGTGAACGGGGCTGCGCCGGTGATCGGCAACACGGTGACGCTCCAGGCAGGCGATGCAGCGGTCTGCACTATTCATAACGACGACCAGGTACAGCGCGCACCGGCTGCACAGTTGACCCTGGTCAAGCGCGTCAACAACGATGATGGCGGCACCGCGGTGCCCACCGACTTCATCCTGACTGCGACCGGTCCCTCTCAGGTCGCAGGCGCCACGGGGGCGGCCGCCGTGACGGCGGCGAGCGTATCGCCTGGGCAGTACGAGCTCTCGGAAATCAATCTTCCGGGTTACGGCGCAGGCCTGTACGCCTGCGTGGTGAACGGAGTAACGCTGGCACCGTCGAACACGGTGACCCTCGCCGACTTCGATGTCGCCACGTGCACCATCACCAATGATGATCAGGGCGCCTTGCTGACCCTGGTAAAGGAAGTGGTCAACGACAATGGCGGCACGGCGGCACCGTCCGACTTCACCTTGATGGCAACCGGCCCCGAAACGGTCTCGGGTGTGACCGGCGAAGCCGGCATTACGGCAGTCGCAGTGCCGGCCGGGAGCTACGTATTGTCGGAAGTCAATCTTCCGGGCTATGTGGCAAGCGACTTCAGCTGCGTGGTCAATGGGACTGCGGCTGTTGCGGGCAACACGCTGGCACTTTCCAATGGCGACACGGCGACCTGCATCGTGATCAACGATGACCAGGGCGCGACGCTGACACTGGTCAAGCAGGTCATCAATGATGACGGCGGCACGGCGGTCGCGACCGACTTCGTGCTGACCGCGTCGGGACCGGCGAACCTACTCGGCAGCACGGGCGACGCAGCCATCACGGGCGTGCAGCTGTCCGCCGGAACGTACGTACTCGGCGAACGCGGGTTGCCGGGTTATGCCGCGGCGGGCTGGACGTGCACCGCCGGCACTGTGGCGGGCGACCAGTTGACGTTGGCCAATGGTGACAATGCGGTGTGCACACTGGTGAACAACGACGAACCTGCCGTGCTGGAGATGACCAAGGACCTCGTCGGTACCGTGGTCCCGGTGGCAGGCTCGGCGGATCGCTTCGTGGTCCGTTATGCCATCACCGTCCGCCACGTATCCGGCAGCGCGGGTACCTATACCCTCACGGATACGCCGTTGTTCGACAGTGACGCCCGCATCCAGTCGGCGCGCTATGTACGCGGCACCGAATCCGGGCAGGCGCTGCAGCCGGTCGCCGGGCCGTGGACCCTGGCCAGCGAACGCGTGCTGGCCATCGGTGCCAGTGAGACCTACCAGGTCGAAGTACACGTGCAGGTGGCCGCGGGCAGCGACACCACCAATGATCGGTGTGGCGCAGGTGCGGGCCACGGCCTGTTCAACCGCGCGGTACTGACGGCAGGCGCGACGACACTCGAGGATGATGCATGTGCGGACACCCCCGTGCCCAACACCTCCGCCCAGTTGACTGTGCAGAAGCTGGGTTCCGTGCGCCAGGCAGAATTGGGCGATGTGGTCAGCTACACACTCCGCATCCGCAATACCGGCAATGGCATCGCCGTGCGTCCGGTGATCGTGGATCGCCTGCCCGCGGGTTTCCGACTGGCCGACGCGCAAGTACGCGCCCGGGGTGCGACGCTGGTATCGCTGGAAGGTGCCCCCGGTCCCGTGCTGCTAATGACGCTGGACCGCATCGATCCGGGCGCCGAGGTGATCCTCGCCTACCGGGTGCGGATCGGCGTGGGCGCGCTGGAGGGTGATGGCATCAACCGTGCTCATGCGGAATGCCGGCCGTTCATCTCGTCGACGTCGACCCAGACCTGCTCCAATGAAGATCAATGGGAGGTGGATGTGACCGCCGGCGTGTTCTCGGACGAAGGCGGCATCCTTGGCCAGATATTCGTCGACTGCAATCTCAATGCAGTGAAGGACAGGGAGGAAATCGGGATTCCTGGCGTACGGCTCTACCTCGAGGACGGCACGTACCTGGTGAGCGACGTGGAAGGCAAGTACAGCTACTGGGGCTTGCGTCCCACCACGCACGTACTCAAAGTGGATGCCCGCACGCTCCCCACGCGTAGCCGGTTGGTCACCAGCAGCCCGCAGAATGCCGGCGATGCGCAGAGCCTCTTCATCGATCTGAAGAAGGGCGAGCTGCACCGCGCCGATTTCATCGAAGGCTCGTGCAATAACGAGGTTATAGAACAGGTCAAGGCCCGCCGCGCGCAGGGAGAGATCCGTTCGGTGCAGACCGAGACGGGTCAGCCTGGATTGAAGCTGGAATCGAAGCCGCATCCGCAGGGCAATCCACCGCAGCAAGGCACGGATGCAGCAAACCAGCCCATCGAACGCGTGCGCCATCAGCCTTGAATCGACGAGCCCGCCACCCCTGATGGGGTGGCGGTATCCTTAGGCCTCGCCGTGGTGCCTGGCCTTCCAGTCCGCCAACTGCTGCCGATAGTGCTGCAACTGCTCCGCATAGAGGTCATGCACGCAAATAGGGCAACCGCTGTTGCAGCAATCGCTGGGTAGCGGCGGTTCGGGTTCGACCGGGCGCGGGTCGTTATCGGGGACGATGTGCATCACGGCGCTTTCGGTCGGCGTCGACGCCACGGTAGCGGCAGGCCGAGCGCGAACAGGCCGAGAACGGCCGCGCGCTGCGACCACGAATCGGTGTGCGCCGACGCGGGCTCGCCACCGTCTTCGGATTCCAACGCCAACGCGCCCTCCGAGAGCCGCGCAACCAGCACGCGCGCCTCGTCGGCCTGATCGTGACGGACGCGCAGCTTCACGCCGCCCAGTGCCTGCCGCATGTACCAGTCATTGATCGCCTGGTGCTCGTCGGCCAAGTAGGCGTCGAAACCTTCGGCGACCAACCGCCCATGCACGATGCGGGCTTCAAGCGGATCGAGAAAACTGACGACGGTGACGAACATGGTCAGCGCGTAGCACCCATTTCCTTCAGCAGGTGCGGCGCCGGATAGACCTTGCCCATCAGCCAGCGCAGGTAGCGCATGTCCACGTGCACCGCGCGCTTGTAGCGAGGGTCGAACATCCAGCTGGCACTGACGGATTCCCAGTTGCTGTCGAAGTTCAGGCCGATCAGTTCACCGCGCGCATTGAGCACGGGAGAACCGGAGTTGCCGCCGGTCGTGTCCAGGTTGGTGAGGAAGTTGACCGTCTGCGTCTTCAGCGCGGGATCCTCGGTGCCGGCGAAATCGCCTTTGGCGATGGCATCGAGCAGCGGCTTCGGCGCGTCGAACGGCACCTGGCCGGTGTTCTTCTCGACGATGCCGGCCACCGTCGTCACCGGCGTGTACTGCACGCCGTCGCGCGGCGAGAAGCCGTCGACCTTGCCGAAGCTGACCCGAAGCGTACCGTTGGCGTCCGGATAAAGGGCGCGCCCCTGCTGCTTGCGCCATGCGAACAGCACGCGCATGTAGGCCGGGCGCAGCCGCAATTGTTCGCCTTCACGTGTCTTGCGCTCTTGCTCCAGCGCCAACTGCACGGGTACCAGCGCCGCCGCCAGGTCGATCAGGGGATCGGCAGCCAGCGGTTTGCCCTCGCGCGCCGCCGCGAAGCGCGACAGGCGCTCGGCCTCGTCGCCGAGCTCCGTTCCCGCATACAGCACATCCAATGCCTTCTTGAGCGAAGCGGGCGTGCGACCGAAGGCCGCATCGAAGCCCGGCAGGCGCTGCGCGTCCGGCAACTGCTGGTAGCGCGTCAGCAGGACCGTCAGCAGCGCTTTCTCCACGTCAGGGGAATAACGGCGCTGCACCTGCTTCAAGACACCTTCGATCAACGCATGGTCGCGCGTCTGGTAGCCGCTCTCGCGCTCGGCGTCCGGCTTGGCCGATTCCAGCCGCAAGCGTTCCAGCGTGATCGCGCTGCGCATCAGTTGCGACTGCGAACCGAACAGCGACAGCAGCAGCTCGCGTTCGCGCACCGCCGATCCGCCGGCGATCGAGGCAGCGAGTGCATCGATGTCCGCCCGTTCCTTCGCTGCCGCGTCGGTCGCCAGCATGCCGCGCTCGTCCTCGGCACGGACGCGCACGGCATCGCTGCGGCGCAGGCCTTCCAATTCGCCAGCAGCACGCTTGCGGTTGTTCTTCAGCGATTGCAGCTGCGCCGCATAGCGCGTCTTCGCGTCGGCATCCTGCTTGCCGGCCGCTTCGATCACGTCGATGAGCTGGTCGAACACCGCCACGCGCGCGGGCAGCGTCCAGTTGATCTGTTCATCGAACTCGGCCGCCGTGCGGTGCCGGTAGGTGACGCCCGGATAGCCGGCGAGCATGGCGTAGTCGCCCGCCTTCGGTCCGTCCTTCGCCAGCGCCAGGTGCGCCGGCGCGCGGTAGGGCACGTTGTCGGCGCTATAGGCGGCGGGTTTTCCGTCCTTGCCCACGTAGGCGCGCAGCAGGGTGAAGTCGCCGGTGTGGCGCGGCCACATGAAGTTGTCGATCTCGTCGCCGTAGTTGCCGATCGCGCGGGGTGGCGCATACACCAGACGGATGTCGCGCAACTCGAGCTGCTTGATGCGGTAGAAATCCGTGCCGTAGTACATGTTCGCCACGCTGCAGCGGACGCCGGATTCCCGTTCGCAGTCGGCGACGATCGCCTTGCTGGCGCGGTCGATGGCATCGAAGTAGGCGCGTCCGGTCTTGCCGCTCGCGTCCTTCAGCACCGCGTCGGTCACCTTGTCGTAGCCCACCGTGACCAGCACGCGGAAATCCGGATTGGCAGGCAGCTCGGCGCCGCGATCGGCCGCAATGAAGCCGTCATCGATCAGGTTGCGCTCCGGCTTGCTGTTGTACTGGATCACGCCGTACGCCACGTGGTGGTTCGTGAGCACCAATCCATCCGGCGAGACGAATGCGCCGGTGCCACCGCCGGCACGTACGACGGCACTCAAGGGCGCGGCGGTGACGTCCGCCAGCGTCTTCGGGTCGCCCTTGAAACCGGCCTCGCGTAGCGGTTTGGCCAGTTGCGGCAGCTGCGACGGCATCCACATGCCTTCATCGGCATGCGCGGGCAGGGCGAGGGCGACGCCCAGGGCGAGGGCGGAAGTCGAAAGTCGGCGGCGCATCGGCAGGGTCCACGGAAACAGGTCGTGACGATAACGATCCATCCGTGGCGCGGCAAATGCCGCGTCGCAGGTCAGGACAGGAGCGGTGTCGGCACGCCGAGGAAGCGGCCCAGCCGCGCGGCGGCCTTCGCGATCCCGGCGAGCTCCTTGTCCTGCAAGGCCCGGAACGGCGAAAGCCGGAGGCCACCGCGCGCGTCGGCTTCGCGCCTCCACGTGCCAACGACTCTGCCCTCCACGATGATGGTGGGGCTGACCAGGCCATTGATGCCGATCACGCGGCGCAAGTACGCGTTGTCCACGACGGGCGCGCGATCGCGATAGCCGATGACGTACTCGTCGAATGCCGGCAACAGGCGGATCGCGTGCGCGCTGCGCGTCGCGGGCAATGCAGGTGCATGCCACAGCGTGTCGTCGTCGTTCGGCTCGCGCTGGAGCTGCGAAGCCGCCACATCCAGTGCCCGCTTCGCATCCTTCTGGGTCAGGCCAGACCACCATGCGAGATCCGCCGCCGTCGCGGGCGCATGGCCTTGCAGATAGCGCAGGGCGAGGCGTTGCAGGGCTTCGTCGCGGTCCAGCGATGCGGCGGCGGGAATCCAGGCGTCGAGCCAGACGAATGTCGGTTGCCGTCCTTCACGGGGCCCTTGGCAGATCAACCCTTCCTGCGCCATCCAGCCCAGGACGTGCAAGCCACGCTGGCCGCCGCTGTCCACGCCGATCGCATCCAGGCGCGCGTACAGATCGCCGCGTTTGACGGGTCGGCCGTGCGACAGCGTCGCTTCTAGTGCGCGTCTGCAGCGTCCGAGCGTTTCGGCATCGAGTCCATGGTCGCGGGCGATGCGCGCGGCATTGGCGGCCTGCACGCGCGGTGCCATCAGCGCCACCATCCAGCGCACGTCCTCACGCGCGAGCCAGTGAAGGGTGCCGCGCATTGGCCACGTGCGTACGATCTCGCCGCGTGCGATCGCCGCTTCTACCGTCGCCAGCGTCGCGCCCGCGGTGCGCAGACCGATCGCCCACAGCGAGGCGGCGTAGTCCTGTGCCTGCATGGCGCCGAGATGGCCGACCGCGGCAGCAACCGTGTCGGCGATCGGCGTGGCGATGCCCTGCCGCTGCAAACGATGCCGGCGCAGCGCCGCGGTCATCGGGATGCGCGGCCGTGGCGCACTATTTTTCCTTGCGCCAGTTGACCGAGCCACGCGTCTCGGTGGTGCTGGATTCGATTTCCACGTCGAAGCCTTTGCGCAGCAGGTACTTCAGCGTGACCGCGGAGCCGGAGCCGATCATCGATACGCCGTAACTCACGTACAGCTTGGGCGAGAGGTACTTGCCCACGCCGAACACGGAGCCGCCCAGTGTGCGCGATTCCAGCACGCCGGCATCGTCCAGGCCGATCTTCGCGCCGAGCTGCGAGGCCAGCAGGCCCGCGCCCGCGCCCAGTGCAGAAGACGCCGCATTGATGCGCTGGCTTTCGTCGCTGCTCGCCGTGTTGAGCGAGCGGCCGAGCACCAGGTAGGCGAGCGCTTCGGATTCGGACATCGCGGGGTTGGACCACACGCGCGCACGTGGCTGGCTGGCGCGGCCGGTCACGTCGATGCCGGCGGTGACGCTGGCGCTGACGACCTCGCGCTCGGCGCGGATGTTGATGCGCGGGTCCGAGACCGCGTTGTTGCTCCAGGTCAGTTCGCCGCGGGTGATGCGCAGCTTCTGTCCATACGCTTCGTAGCGGCCGTCCACGTCGAGGCGACCGGTGGCGAGCATTTCGCGGCCGGGCTGCGAACGCACGTGCAGCGTGCCGGCGAGCGTGCCCTCCAGTCCGTATCCCTTGAGGTTGACCTCCGGGCCGACCTTGAGCGCGAGGTCCAGATCCAGGCGCGAACTCGGCGCGCGTTCGGGATCGGC comes from the Pseudoxanthomonas sp. YR558 genome and includes:
- a CDS encoding SdrD B-like domain-containing protein, with translation MLALLLVLAPGAHAAVTSAIVGTGTTQAPTGSTPLCSLDPAAADLNVCTNDTMIYNIEYSTNGGDSALTIVSTLPTCTAATPGCPANGIMAVWESVPPQCAMPGSSISPNGLTLTCVRTGPINAGTARILPIVRILGTTPNGASIPTPITTVTTPETAVPVPAVPTSGPVTVRAQPAFDLYKGRGRMTYSKGPDGVTDGWILPFDAGILVPSGARGIENLDANGISWDDVLANLTVTGTNANGIAGAPAVQAALRASAVLYPVNTSSGLNACWDNGIEASTLRDGAMPGGRGGPSINRLQTSGTCAVSQSGGAGGALSARIAGALWTNTVYPPRSVDNVPLPAGTNFVAAKQIGIWFPATVFSANLSDNATINISNTYTNVQGTSISGQPVVQPNVANDTTVVPYTYLAGSAGVIKFWVSYNTANNLRVSGNHTQDGVVVDGMPVFARSHMSNSGSAPLIGSVICEKIDNSKYHVFENGTVAADGGHLLAAGEYVIEYGTGGINGVGEGWANNTDYALGTCADDQSPAWYANRSAVPGGDVAITKVRLRALIPQQPSDNWILLQGVRMTATSPVNAMGVAAGYQWPIGTRVNNWNAYTFDGGYASVSSRIVTDSTGHNWLTGGPSGYTGEGKTAYQQGDTVTLVGARAEVTKETVVPDNAATQAVGGQPITYVLNPILSAAIATPQTSTMTVKDVLPPGLSYVTGSASLTPVVQNNTPSTGYTTLTWTLNNVAVGQPITPITFQAMVDVTLANGTYIPNFTVVSSPLDTRTCQASGGAYDGILDTGYTVDGSNGNVTGNLCVHAARKDLRVSNPGGFQVNKTAIAPQIEPGQLARYQLSWISAGNDLNSSDLIDVLPYSGDARGSTFSGTARLAGALGPVANDGTPASIIYYTSASPASISQDPNDPSNALSGGSTVWCTAAQIGSAGCPAGYAQVTAIRVASSGLQPDNTQRTLTVPLATIGNVGGNLYRNAFTIRGVAGGVPLTAAVTSPIAQVQVVTGSLSGTVFEDLDDDGLQDAGEDGIPGVDVTLDGCSSGADGVLQTTTLAGTGSPVCAGDDQPVTVTVQTLADGTYSFSGLVSGRYRITEAQPIDYADGERAVGTLGGTANARGTIPSVVTDIVVPAGATGTDYDFGEILSPPAALPLLTLMKQVTNDHGGTATASQFTLTANGPTTISGVTGDAAITGAAVLAGTYALAETNLPGYAAGTYSCTLNGGAAVSSNSLVLQDGDIAVCTVINDDQPATLTLVKRVINDNGGVAATGDFMLTANGPTPLSGVTGSTQVTSATVAAGAYALGETNLPGYTASAYSCVVNGGAAVSGNGISLANGDVAVCTITNDDQGATLTLVKTVTNDNGGAAQPADFLLTASGPSSISGAVGSPGVTSAIVQPGVYALAEQNLPGYAATPYSCVVNGAAPVIGNTVTLQAGDAAVCTIHNDDQVQRAPAAQLTLVKRVNNDDGGTAVPTDFILTATGPSQVAGATGAAAVTAASVSPGQYELSEINLPGYGAGLYACVVNGVTLAPSNTVTLADFDVATCTITNDDQGALLTLVKEVVNDNGGTAAPSDFTLMATGPETVSGVTGEAGITAVAVPAGSYVLSEVNLPGYVASDFSCVVNGTAAVAGNTLALSNGDTATCIVINDDQGATLTLVKQVINDDGGTAVATDFVLTASGPANLLGSTGDAAITGVQLSAGTYVLGERGLPGYAAAGWTCTAGTVAGDQLTLANGDNAVCTLVNNDEPAVLEMTKDLVGTVVPVAGSADRFVVRYAITVRHVSGSAGTYTLTDTPLFDSDARIQSARYVRGTESGQALQPVAGPWTLASERVLAIGASETYQVEVHVQVAAGSDTTNDRCGAGAGHGLFNRAVLTAGATTLEDDACADTPVPNTSAQLTVQKLGSVRQAELGDVVSYTLRIRNTGNGIAVRPVIVDRLPAGFRLADAQVRARGATLVSLEGAPGPVLLMTLDRIDPGAEVILAYRVRIGVGALEGDGINRAHAECRPFISSTSTQTCSNEDQWEVDVTAGVFSDEGGILGQIFVDCNLNAVKDREEIGIPGVRLYLEDGTYLVSDVEGKYSYWGLRPTTHVLKVDARTLPTRSRLVTSSPQNAGDAQSLFIDLKKGELHRADFIEGSCNNEVIEQVKARRAQGEIRSVQTETGQPGLKLESKPHPQGNPPQQGTDAANQPIERVRHQP
- a CDS encoding winged helix DNA-binding domain-containing protein, encoding MTAALRRHRLQRQGIATPIADTVAAAVGHLGAMQAQDYAASLWAIGLRTAGATLATVEAAIARGEIVRTWPMRGTLHWLAREDVRWMVALMAPRVQAANAARIARDHGLDAETLGRCRRALEATLSHGRPVKRGDLYARLDAIGVDSGGQRGLHVLGWMAQEGLICQGPREGRQPTFVWLDAWIPAAASLDRDEALQRLALRYLQGHAPATAADLAWWSGLTQKDAKRALDVAASQLQREPNDDDTLWHAPALPATRSAHAIRLLPAFDEYVIGYRDRAPVVDNAYLRRVIGINGLVSPTIIVEGRVVGTWRREADARGGLRLSPFRALQDKELAGIAKAAARLGRFLGVPTPLLS
- a CDS encoding S46 family peptidase produces the protein MPMRRRLSTSALALGVALALPAHADEGMWMPSQLPQLAKPLREAGFKGDPKTLADVTAAPLSAVVRAGGGTGAFVSPDGLVLTNHHVAYGVIQYNSKPERNLIDDGFIAADRGAELPANPDFRVLVTVGYDKVTDAVLKDASGKTGRAYFDAIDRASKAIVADCERESGVRCSVANMYYGTDFYRIKQLELRDIRLVYAPPRAIGNYGDEIDNFMWPRHTGDFTLLRAYVGKDGKPAAYSADNVPYRAPAHLALAKDGPKAGDYAMLAGYPGVTYRHRTAAEFDEQINWTLPARVAVFDQLIDVIEAAGKQDADAKTRYAAQLQSLKNNRKRAAGELEGLRRSDAVRVRAEDERGMLATDAAAKERADIDALAASIAGGSAVRERELLLSLFGSQSQLMRSAITLERLRLESAKPDAERESGYQTRDHALIEGVLKQVQRRYSPDVEKALLTVLLTRYQQLPDAQRLPGFDAAFGRTPASLKKALDVLYAGTELGDEAERLSRFAAAREGKPLAADPLIDLAAALVPVQLALEQERKTREGEQLRLRPAYMRVLFAWRKQQGRALYPDANGTLRVSFGKVDGFSPRDGVQYTPVTTVAGIVEKNTGQVPFDAPKPLLDAIAKGDFAGTEDPALKTQTVNFLTNLDTTGGNSGSPVLNARGELIGLNFDSNWESVSASWMFDPRYKRAVHVDMRYLRWLMGKVYPAPHLLKEMGATR
- a CDS encoding oxidoreductase-like domain-containing protein produces the protein MHIVPDNDPRPVEPEPPLPSDCCNSGCPICVHDLYAEQLQHYRQQLADWKARHHGEA